In a single window of the Leisingera daeponensis DSM 23529 genome:
- the addB gene encoding double-strand break repair protein AddB, with protein MIFEPSVKPRLFAVPCGADFPRALVEGLRSRSQGLPPEALARAELIINTSRMARRVRNLFDTGPAMLLPRMMLLTDLAQRATLDGLPPALPPLRRRLELSQLIAKLLDAQPDLASRASLYDLSDSLAALIDEMQGEGVSTDTIRALDVSDMSGHWARAQAFIGIADEFTGLHEGAMDAQARQRQVVLNLIEQWQDKPPQHPVILAGSTGSRGTTLMLMQAIARLPQGAVVLPGFDFDQPDHVWAGLDDPMISEDHPQYRFHKLMKDLELTLGEVQPWTDTPPASPERNRLVSLALRPAPVTDAWMSEGPLLTGLSKATENLTLIEAPSPRAEALAIALRLRQAAEDGQTAALITPDRMLTRQVSAALDRWDILPDDSAGQPLQLSPPGRFLRHVAGLFCKPLACDSLLTLLKHPLTHDGADRGNHLRQTRELELSLRRNGPPFPDATAFAAFEKGRELTPGWTGWLSACFADQEIAEMLPLTDWVNRLRDLAERIAAGSQADGSGTLWDKKAGQAALACIENLETEAPYGGGMTARDFADLLGALLSQGEVRDRDAPYGSIMIWGTLEARVQGADLVILGGLNEGSWPEAASPDPWLNRQLRHQAGLLLPERRIGLSAHDFQQAIAAPEVWLTRAERSEEADTVPSRWLNRLTNLLSGLPEQGGRAALDTMRARGRRWLGWAEALEEPTPIAQYPRPSPCPPVAARPRRLTITEIPRLIRDPYAIYAKHVLRLKPLNPLVQEPDALLRGIVVHEVFEHFIKDAQADPSLLTAGHLIGKTRELLETHVPWPVARILWHSRIRKIASDFVLAEQERQARATPVAFEAKGSARLDPLDFTIACRADRIDMDDRGFLHLYDYKTGTPPSEAQQKKFEKQLLIEAAMAEEGAFDDLGPAEVARALFIGLGSKLSEVAAPLQAEPPAKVWDELRTLIAAYFEPNQGYSSRRMVHRDDIAGDYDHLARYGEWDRSATPQTEDLA; from the coding sequence ATGATTTTTGAACCATCCGTCAAACCGCGCCTGTTTGCCGTGCCCTGCGGCGCCGATTTCCCGCGTGCGCTGGTTGAGGGCTTGCGCAGCCGCAGCCAGGGCCTGCCGCCGGAGGCGCTGGCGCGGGCCGAATTGATCATCAACACCTCCCGCATGGCGCGCCGGGTGCGGAACCTGTTTGATACCGGCCCGGCCATGCTGCTGCCGCGGATGATGCTGCTGACAGACTTGGCCCAGCGCGCCACGCTGGACGGCCTGCCGCCCGCCCTGCCCCCGCTGCGGCGCCGGCTGGAGCTGTCGCAGCTGATTGCGAAACTTCTGGACGCCCAGCCTGATCTCGCCTCCCGCGCCTCGCTTTACGACCTCTCCGACAGCCTGGCTGCGCTGATTGACGAGATGCAGGGCGAAGGCGTCAGCACCGATACGATCCGCGCGCTGGATGTCTCCGACATGTCGGGCCATTGGGCCCGCGCGCAGGCCTTTATCGGCATCGCCGACGAATTCACCGGCCTGCATGAGGGCGCGATGGACGCACAGGCCCGGCAGCGGCAGGTGGTTCTGAACCTGATTGAACAGTGGCAGGACAAGCCCCCGCAGCATCCGGTGATCCTGGCCGGCTCCACCGGGTCGCGCGGCACGACTCTGATGCTGATGCAGGCTATCGCGCGGCTGCCGCAAGGGGCCGTGGTGCTGCCGGGCTTCGACTTTGACCAGCCGGATCATGTCTGGGCCGGGCTGGATGATCCGATGATCTCAGAAGACCACCCGCAGTACCGGTTCCATAAACTGATGAAGGATCTGGAGCTGACACTCGGCGAGGTGCAGCCCTGGACAGACACACCGCCGGCCTCGCCCGAACGCAACCGGCTGGTGTCGCTGGCCTTGCGCCCTGCCCCGGTCACCGATGCCTGGATGAGCGAAGGCCCCCTGCTGACCGGGTTGAGCAAGGCCACCGAAAACCTCACCCTGATCGAGGCGCCCAGCCCCCGTGCCGAGGCTCTCGCCATTGCACTGCGCCTGCGCCAGGCGGCTGAAGACGGGCAGACCGCGGCGCTGATCACACCGGACCGGATGCTGACCCGCCAGGTCTCCGCGGCTCTGGACCGCTGGGATATTCTGCCCGATGACTCCGCCGGCCAGCCCTTGCAGCTGTCACCCCCGGGCCGGTTCTTGCGCCATGTGGCGGGGCTGTTCTGCAAACCGCTGGCCTGCGACAGCCTGCTGACTTTGCTGAAACACCCGCTCACCCATGACGGCGCGGACCGCGGCAACCATCTGCGCCAGACCCGCGAGCTGGAACTGTCCCTGCGCCGCAACGGCCCGCCTTTCCCGGATGCCACAGCCTTTGCCGCCTTTGAAAAGGGCCGTGAGCTGACGCCGGGATGGACCGGTTGGCTGTCAGCCTGTTTCGCGGATCAGGAGATTGCAGAAATGCTTCCCCTGACCGATTGGGTGAACCGCCTGCGCGATCTGGCCGAACGCATCGCCGCTGGCAGCCAAGCCGATGGATCAGGAACCCTGTGGGACAAGAAGGCCGGCCAGGCCGCCCTCGCCTGCATCGAAAATCTGGAGACAGAGGCGCCGTATGGCGGCGGCATGACCGCCCGCGACTTCGCCGACCTGCTGGGCGCACTGCTGAGCCAGGGCGAGGTGCGCGACCGCGATGCGCCTTATGGCTCGATCATGATCTGGGGCACGCTGGAAGCGCGTGTGCAGGGCGCCGATCTGGTGATCCTCGGCGGCCTGAACGAAGGCAGCTGGCCCGAGGCCGCCAGCCCCGACCCCTGGCTGAACCGGCAGCTGCGCCACCAAGCCGGCCTTCTGCTGCCCGAACGTCGCATCGGCCTGTCGGCGCATGACTTCCAGCAGGCCATCGCCGCGCCCGAGGTCTGGCTGACCCGTGCTGAGCGGTCAGAGGAAGCCGATACCGTGCCCTCGCGCTGGCTGAACCGGCTGACAAACCTGCTGTCGGGCCTTCCGGAACAAGGCGGCCGCGCGGCGCTGGACACCATGCGCGCCAGGGGCCGCCGCTGGCTCGGCTGGGCGGAGGCGCTGGAAGAACCCACGCCGATTGCGCAATACCCCCGCCCGTCTCCGTGCCCGCCAGTGGCGGCCCGCCCGCGACGGCTGACGATCACCGAAATCCCGCGGCTGATCCGCGACCCTTACGCCATCTACGCCAAACATGTGCTGCGCCTGAAACCGCTGAACCCGCTGGTGCAGGAACCCGACGCCCTGCTGCGCGGCATCGTGGTGCATGAGGTGTTTGAGCATTTCATCAAGGACGCACAGGCGGACCCCTCGCTGCTGACTGCCGGTCATCTGATCGGCAAGACCCGGGAGCTGCTGGAGACACACGTGCCTTGGCCCGTCGCCCGCATCCTGTGGCACAGCCGCATCCGCAAGATTGCCAGCGATTTTGTCCTGGCCGAACAAGAGCGCCAGGCGCGCGCCACACCGGTCGCATTTGAGGCGAAGGGCAGCGCCCGGCTGGATCCGCTCGATTTCACCATCGCCTGCCGCGCCGACCGGATCGACATGGACGACCGCGGATTTCTACACCTTTATGACTACAAGACTGGCACGCCGCCCAGCGAGGCTCAGCAGAAGAAATTCGAAAAACAGCTGCTGATCGAGGCGGCCATGGCCGAAGAAGGCGCCTTTGACGACCTCGGCCCTGCGGAGGTCGCGCGCGCCTTGTTCATAGGGTTGGGCAGCAAACTGAGCGAAGTCGCGGCGCCGCTGCAGGCGGAGCCGCCCGCAAAGGTCTGGGATGAGCTGCGCACGCTCATCGCGGCCTATTTTGAGCCGAACCAAGGCTATTCGAGCCGGCGCATGGTGCACCGGGACGACATCGCCGGCGATTACGACCACCTGGCGCGCTACGGCGAATGGGACCGTAGCGCCACGCCGCAAACGGAGGATCTGGCATGA
- a CDS encoding aminoglycoside phosphotransferase family protein: MTDRNQLCDSFLSATPYAGWQRGPLAGDASNRRYERLTSSDGKTVVLMDAPPEKGEDVRPFIRVTEYLRGQGLSAPEILAQDIEHGFLLLEDLGDDLYARVIQREPALEKDLYEAATDALVALHQAPMPDLEPYGPRMMAEMSGLALSKYRAGILGSQDEDLQARFEDLFEDILRGTVKGDPVLVQRDYHAENLLWLPDREGVARVGLLDFQDARAGHPAYDLVSLLQDARRDVPAGIEMQMIDRYIAASGADETGFRTAYTVLGVQRNMRILGVFARLGTDYGKPHYVDLIPRVWNHFIHGLEHPALARVGELLRENLPAPAPENLARLRP, translated from the coding sequence ATGACCGACCGCAATCAACTTTGCGACTCTTTCCTGTCCGCAACACCGTATGCCGGCTGGCAGCGCGGCCCGCTCGCCGGCGACGCCTCCAACCGCCGCTATGAGCGGCTGACAAGTTCGGATGGCAAAACAGTGGTGCTGATGGACGCCCCTCCGGAAAAAGGCGAGGATGTCCGGCCGTTCATCCGCGTCACCGAATATTTGCGCGGCCAAGGCCTCAGTGCCCCGGAGATCCTGGCGCAGGACATCGAACACGGCTTCCTGCTGCTGGAGGATCTGGGCGACGATCTCTATGCCCGGGTTATCCAACGCGAACCCGCGCTGGAAAAGGACCTGTATGAAGCGGCGACGGATGCGCTGGTAGCGTTGCATCAGGCGCCGATGCCGGATCTGGAGCCGTATGGCCCGCGGATGATGGCGGAAATGTCCGGTCTCGCGCTGTCGAAATACCGCGCCGGTATCCTCGGCAGCCAGGATGAGGACCTGCAGGCCCGCTTCGAGGACCTGTTCGAAGACATCCTGCGCGGGACCGTCAAAGGCGATCCCGTTCTGGTACAACGCGATTATCACGCCGAAAACCTCCTGTGGCTGCCGGACCGCGAGGGGGTTGCCCGCGTCGGCCTTCTCGATTTTCAGGACGCCCGCGCCGGCCATCCGGCCTATGATCTGGTGTCGCTGCTACAGGATGCGCGCCGGGACGTTCCCGCCGGTATCGAAATGCAGATGATCGACCGCTATATCGCAGCCTCCGGCGCGGATGAAACCGGCTTCCGCACGGCCTATACCGTGCTCGGCGTGCAGCGGAATATGCGTATTCTCGGTGTCTTTGCCCGGCTTGGCACGGACTACGGCAAACCGCACTACGTGGACCTGATTCCGCGGGTCTGGAACCATTTCATCCACGGGCTGGAGCATCCTGCTTTGGCCCGGGTCGGAGAGTTGCTGCGCGAGAACCTGCCGGCGCCCGCACCGGAAAACCTCGCCAGGCTGAGGCCCTGA
- a CDS encoding nucleotidyltransferase family protein, with product MQRSPDAVMLFAAGFGTRMRELTRDKPKPMIEVAGRPLIAHALELVQAINPARIAANLHYKPEPLKAYLEPENVLLSLEEPDILDTGGGLRQALPLLGDGPVFTMNTDAIWKGPNPLHLAQESWNPERMDALLVCVPLGKAAGRTGGGDFSTDAEGRISRGGDLVYGGVQILKTEGLHQVEDKVFSLNILWNQMAAAGRLFALEYPGRWCDVGHPEGITLAEDLIAADDF from the coding sequence ATGCAGCGCTCGCCAGATGCAGTAATGCTGTTTGCCGCGGGCTTTGGCACCCGGATGCGGGAGCTGACCCGCGACAAGCCCAAGCCGATGATCGAGGTGGCGGGCCGGCCGCTGATCGCCCATGCGCTGGAGCTGGTGCAAGCCATCAATCCAGCGCGGATCGCCGCCAATCTGCATTACAAGCCAGAGCCTTTAAAGGCCTATTTAGAGCCTGAAAACGTGCTTCTTAGCCTTGAAGAGCCGGATATTCTCGACACCGGCGGCGGGTTGCGCCAGGCGCTGCCGCTGCTAGGTGACGGCCCTGTTTTCACGATGAACACCGACGCCATCTGGAAAGGCCCGAACCCGCTGCATCTGGCACAGGAGTCCTGGAACCCGGAGCGCATGGATGCGCTCTTGGTCTGCGTACCGCTGGGCAAGGCCGCCGGGCGCACCGGCGGAGGCGATTTCTCGACGGATGCCGAGGGGCGCATCAGCCGCGGCGGCGATCTGGTTTATGGCGGAGTGCAGATCCTGAAAACGGAAGGGCTGCACCAGGTTGAGGACAAGGTTTTCTCGCTCAACATACTCTGGAATCAGATGGCCGCGGCGGGTCGGCTGTTTGCACTGGAATATCCCGGCCGCTGGTGCGATGTCGGCCATCCCGAAGGGATCACACTGGCCGAGGACCTGATTGCCGCAGATGATTTTTGA